One region of Paralichthys olivaceus isolate ysfri-2021 chromosome 12, ASM2471397v2, whole genome shotgun sequence genomic DNA includes:
- the prlh2r gene encoding prolactin releasing hormone 2 receptor, whose translation MDLDQFLNQSRVNSATPSSSPSISDTFSSSCCNSSSPLFSTSLFSPPSFSGLDLLFDLKLLFIPLYAAVVLIAFTGNLLLLFLMWYNKKRHNTTNFLISNLALVDLLMCIFCVPLTASYAFDKRGWVFGPRMCHFVTIMQSAAVYAAVLSLMAIAVDRYVVVAYPIRRRAGCLFCWGLVVLIWLSSLALSIPTALHIVYLDLRAAGLQMAVCEEFWDGQERGRLIYSCFSLFFSYFVPLAAVSISYSAISYQLKQRTTSSLTACPELRSARAVWSKRRRKTFCLLLVSVLCFAFSWLPLQVVNLIRDLDTDFSILGKNYVNVIQVSSHLFAMSSTCYNPFIYASLHNKFLSYLCRHFLFWRRGCGKEQGQGSKMSKVPRLHTSTIVADLPGAVASNIAPQDNYA comes from the exons ATGGACTTGGATCAGTTCCTGAACCAATCGAGGGTGAACTCAGCTACTCCTTCTTCATCTCCATCCATATCTGAcaccttttcctcctcttgctgCAACTCATCGAGCCCCCTCTTCTCCACCTCCCTGTTCTCACCTCCTTCCTTTTCTGGCCTGGACCTCCTGTTCGACCTGAagctcctcttcatccctctctatGCCGCTGTGGTCCTGATCGCCTTTACCGGCAACCTCCTCCTGCTTTTTCTCATGTGGTACAACaagaaaagacacaacacaacaaacttccTCATCAGCAACCTGGCGCTCGTCGACCTGCTCATGTGCATCTTCTGTGTCCCTTTGACGGCATCCTATGCTTTTGACAAGCGTGGATGGGTATTTGGACCCCGCATGTGTCATTTTGTCACCATCATGCAGTCTGCTGCAGTCTATGCAGCGGTCCTGTCCCTCATGGCCATTGCAGTCGATCGTTACGTCGTTGTGGCTTACCCCATTCGCAGAAGAGCAGGTTGCCTGTTCTGCTGGGGTCTGGTGGTCCTAATCTGGCTGTCCTCTCTGGCTTTATCAATACCTACAGCGCTGCACATCGTCTACCTGGACCTGCGGGCTGCAGGCCTGCAGATGGCTGTGTGTGAGGAATTCTGGGATGGCCAGGAGAGAGGTCGTCTAATCTACTCCTGTTTCAGTCTCTTCTTCTCCTACTTCGTCCCGCTGGCTGCTGTTTCTATTTCTTACTCTGCCATATCCTATCAGCTGAAGCAGAGGACCACATCTAGCTTGACAGCATGTCCAGAACTGAGGTCTGCCCGGGCAGTGTGGAGTAAACGGAGAAGGAAGACCTTCTGCCTGCTACTGGTGTCAGTCCTCTGTTTCGCCTTTTCATGGCTCCCATTACAG GTGGTGAATCTGATCCGTGACCTGGACACAGACTTCTCCATTTTGGGGAAGAACTACGTAAACGTCATCCAGGTGTCGAGTCACCTGTTTGCCATGAGCTCCACTTGCTACAACCCTTTTATCTACGCTTCACTACACAACAAGTTCCTGTCGTACCTGTGTCGCCACTTCCTGTTCTGGAGGAGGGGTTGCGGAAAGGAGCAGGGTCAAGGGTCGAAAATGTCTAAAGTGCCACGTCTTCACACCTCCACCATTGTGGCAGATTTACCAGGTGCTGTTGCAAGTAACATTGCTCCTCAAGATAACTATGCTTAA